The following are from one region of the Simiduia agarivorans SA1 = DSM 21679 genome:
- the pcnB gene encoding polynucleotide adenylyltransferase PcnB, producing the protein MLKRLLSYIPGMASAPNKPEKRVIPRDEHSISRANISRGALSAMRRLHDEGYEAYLVGGGVRDLLLGGHPKDFDLATNATPEQVKALFRGARIIGRRFKIVHVRMGRELLEVTTFRDNHSEAENERDSHQADSGMLLRDNVFGTLETDSARRDFTINALYYTSQDFTVHDYEGGMKDLEARQVRMIGDPLTRYKEDPVRMLRAVRFAAKLGFKIEKHTASPIAPNAALLSQVSSSRLFDESLKLFMAGSALATFQLLRDYDLLAHLFPQTDALLKQGDEQAEKLIELALINTDKRIRNEQRVTPAFIYAALLWPVVEREQIKLMERQGLSPTVALAQAAGSVVSQQLASISIPKRFTIPMREIWELQLRLPSRAGKRAFAVASHERFRAAYDFLLLREDAGAQTDGLGRWWTDWQAANEDERERMAKSVSGPKGNRSRKRRPRKKPAANNN; encoded by the coding sequence ATGCTCAAGCGCCTGCTCTCCTACATCCCCGGAATGGCTTCAGCCCCTAACAAGCCAGAAAAACGGGTGATTCCGCGCGACGAACACTCCATTTCACGTGCCAATATCAGCCGTGGCGCCCTATCCGCCATGCGACGGCTGCACGACGAAGGCTACGAGGCCTACCTGGTGGGCGGCGGCGTTCGCGATCTGCTGCTGGGAGGCCACCCGAAGGATTTCGACCTGGCCACTAACGCCACGCCCGAGCAGGTAAAAGCCCTGTTTCGCGGCGCCCGTATCATTGGCCGCCGGTTCAAGATCGTACACGTACGCATGGGCCGCGAGCTGCTGGAGGTCACCACCTTCCGCGACAACCACTCGGAAGCTGAAAACGAGCGCGACTCACACCAGGCCGACTCGGGTATGTTGTTGCGCGACAATGTGTTTGGCACACTGGAAACCGATTCCGCCCGCCGCGACTTCACCATCAACGCCCTCTACTACACCTCGCAGGACTTTACCGTGCACGACTATGAGGGCGGCATGAAGGATCTGGAGGCGCGTCAGGTGCGCATGATCGGCGACCCACTCACCCGCTATAAGGAAGACCCGGTACGGATGCTGCGCGCCGTGCGCTTTGCCGCCAAGCTGGGCTTCAAAATTGAAAAGCACACCGCCAGCCCCATTGCGCCCAATGCCGCACTGCTGAGCCAGGTGTCATCCAGCCGGCTGTTCGATGAGTCATTGAAATTGTTCATGGCAGGTTCCGCACTGGCCACTTTCCAGTTGCTGCGCGACTATGACCTCCTGGCCCACCTGTTCCCGCAAACGGATGCCCTGTTGAAGCAAGGCGATGAGCAGGCGGAAAAACTGATTGAACTGGCGCTGATCAATACCGACAAGCGCATCCGCAATGAACAACGGGTCACGCCGGCCTTCATCTACGCCGCGCTCTTGTGGCCGGTGGTGGAGCGCGAGCAAATCAAGCTGATGGAGCGTCAGGGACTGAGCCCGACGGTTGCCCTGGCCCAGGCGGCCGGTAGCGTGGTGAGCCAGCAGCTCGCCAGCATCTCCATCCCCAAGCGCTTCACGATTCCCATGCGGGAAATCTGGGAACTGCAATTGCGATTGCCCAGCCGTGCTGGAAAACGCGCTTTTGCCGTGGCTTCACACGAGCGTTTTCGCGCGGCCTATGACTTCCTGCTGCTGCGCGAAGATGCGGGCGCGCAGACCGATGGCCTCGGTCGCTGGTGGACCGACTGGCAAGCCGCCAACGAAGACGAACGCGAGCGCATGGCCAAAAGTGTCAGCGGCCCCAAGGGCAACCGTTCCCGCAAACGCCGCCCGCGTAAAAAGCCCGCCGCCAACAACAACTGA
- the folK gene encoding 2-amino-4-hydroxy-6-hydroxymethyldihydropteridine diphosphokinase has product MAIDVAIGLGSNLDDPVGQIEQALGELNQLPGTRLINASPLYGSKAVGPAQPDYVNACARLQTTLAPLALLDALQALEQSHRRVRKIHWGPRTLDLDLLLYGDQRINLPRLTVPHAFLTERNFVLYPLADVWPDARLPDGRTLDSLLAVCTMEGLWRLGNEKE; this is encoded by the coding sequence ATGGCCATCGATGTCGCCATTGGCCTTGGCAGCAATCTGGACGACCCGGTCGGCCAGATTGAGCAGGCCCTGGGGGAACTGAACCAGCTGCCCGGCACCCGACTGATCAACGCATCGCCGCTCTATGGCAGCAAAGCGGTGGGGCCGGCGCAACCCGATTACGTCAATGCCTGTGCCCGTCTGCAAACGACGCTGGCACCGCTCGCACTATTGGACGCGCTGCAGGCGCTGGAGCAGTCGCACCGGCGCGTTCGCAAGATCCACTGGGGGCCGCGTACCCTGGACCTTGACCTGCTACTGTACGGTGATCAACGCATCAACCTGCCGCGGCTGACGGTGCCACATGCTTTCCTGACGGAGCGCAACTTTGTGCTCTACCCGCTGGCCGATGTCTGGCCCGACGCCAGATTACCTGACGGTCGCACGCTTGATTCCCTGTTGGCAGTCTGTACGATGGAAGGCCTGTGGCGACTGGGCAACGAAAAGGAGTAA
- a CDS encoding deoxynucleoside kinase has translation MEPFFDLHLDTSQQPLPRFIAVEGAIGVGKTTLAKHLAHTFNYDTLLEQPSENPFLERFYRDPKNAALPTQLFFLFQRAQQLRDLRQDDIFEPVRVSDFLMEKDQLFAKVTLDDDEFALYQQVYDRMIIECPKPDLVVYLQAPTETLLARIKQRGIAAEQTIGADYLNQLNDAYMRFFHFYDEAPLLIVNAADLDLVSNADHYRQLVDHLLSIKSGRHYYNPTPKL, from the coding sequence TTGGAGCCGTTTTTTGACCTGCACCTGGACACAAGTCAGCAACCGCTACCACGCTTCATTGCCGTTGAAGGCGCCATTGGGGTAGGCAAAACCACCCTGGCCAAACATCTGGCACACACGTTTAATTACGACACATTATTGGAACAGCCCTCGGAAAACCCTTTTCTTGAGCGCTTTTACCGCGACCCGAAAAACGCCGCCCTGCCCACCCAGTTGTTCTTCCTGTTCCAGCGCGCCCAGCAATTGCGCGACCTGCGTCAGGACGATATTTTTGAGCCGGTGAGGGTATCTGATTTCCTGATGGAAAAAGACCAGCTGTTTGCCAAAGTAACACTGGACGACGATGAATTTGCGCTCTATCAGCAAGTCTATGACCGGATGATCATCGAGTGCCCGAAGCCCGACCTGGTGGTCTACCTTCAGGCGCCGACCGAAACGTTATTGGCACGCATCAAGCAGCGGGGTATTGCCGCCGAACAGACCATCGGTGCCGACTACCTGAATCAACTGAACGATGCCTATATGCGCTTTTTTCATTTTTATGATGAGGCGCCGCTGCTGATTGTGAACGCCGCCGACCTGGACCTGGTGTCCAATGCCGACCACTACCGTCAATTGGTGGATCACTTACTGAGCATTAAATCCGGCCGCCACTACTACAACCCAACCCCCAAGTTGTAA
- the panB gene encoding 3-methyl-2-oxobutanoate hydroxymethyltransferase, translating into MPYGKPTSESALQKAVTVNTLRKMKAEGEKFVTVALYDAPMAAMAKKCGVQVLLVGDSLGMTVLGYDDTIPVTMEHMIYHVEAVRRGNNKSLIMGDMPFMSYATTEQAFANATRIMQAGAHMVKLEGGEWVADTVRQLTQRGIPVCGHLGLTPQSVNKLGGFRVQGRNDKQAKQMLRDAKLLDEAGADLLVLECVPSALAAEITAAVSMPTIGIGAGKETDAQVLVINDILGLTEQPPKFSKNFLVEAGDIPSSLLKYSDDVKNGVFPAPEHCFD; encoded by the coding sequence ATGCCCTACGGAAAACCCACCAGCGAATCCGCCCTGCAAAAAGCGGTGACCGTGAATACCCTCCGCAAAATGAAAGCCGAGGGCGAGAAATTTGTTACCGTTGCCCTGTACGATGCACCCATGGCAGCGATGGCAAAAAAATGTGGCGTCCAGGTGCTGCTCGTGGGCGACTCACTGGGCATGACGGTACTGGGTTATGACGACACCATTCCAGTGACCATGGAGCACATGATTTACCACGTGGAGGCGGTGCGCCGGGGCAACAATAAATCCCTGATCATGGGTGACATGCCGTTCATGAGCTACGCCACCACCGAGCAAGCGTTTGCCAACGCCACCCGTATCATGCAGGCCGGCGCGCACATGGTAAAACTGGAAGGCGGCGAATGGGTGGCCGATACCGTGCGCCAATTAACCCAGCGCGGCATCCCCGTCTGTGGCCATCTGGGGCTTACGCCGCAGTCGGTAAACAAACTCGGCGGCTTCCGCGTACAGGGGCGCAACGACAAGCAAGCAAAGCAAATGCTGCGCGATGCCAAACTGCTGGATGAAGCAGGTGCCGATTTATTGGTACTGGAATGCGTACCTTCTGCACTGGCCGCGGAAATCACCGCCGCCGTGTCCATGCCCACCATCGGCATCGGCGCCGGCAAGGAAACCGACGCACAAGTTCTGGTGATCAACGATATTCTGGGCCTGACCGAGCAGCCACCCAAGTTTTCGAAAAACTTTCTGGTAGAAGCCGGCGATATCCCCAGCTCCCTGCTGAAATACTCCGACGACGTCAAAAACGGCGTCTTCCCCGCACCGGAACATTGCTTCGATTAA